In the genome of Candidatus Poribacteria bacterium, the window ATAACCGCAGTGGTGCCCCTCAAGTTATTCAACTATCAGAACAGGCAACAGGTGTAGAAAGTGGTTTGCTTAACACCCTTCACATCCTCCCTGACTTAGACGGTGAAATCTACCTGAAAAGAACAACCGATAGTCACGATGTCAATGCGGACGGTATTGTGAATATTCTGGATTTGGTTGCGGTTGCCAATGGGTTCGGCAAAAAAGCACCGGATGTAAATGGCGATGGCGTTGTCAATGTTTTGGACTTGGTCGCTGTGGCAAATGCGTTCGGGCAGTAGGAATATTAGGAACTACCAGAAAACCAACAGACTCCTCTTTTCAAATTCGATTTTGCCATCTAAACTTTGGTATGGTATAATAGATAGCGTTGCGATTAAGCTTCCTGCGCCATTGAGTGAAGAACTAAGTACGCGTGGATAATAACAAAGCACCAACGCGGACTTCATACATATTCGATGCATATTAGAAATCAAGAAAAATTGGCTGAATTTTCACAGAAACATCCGAATTCTAAATCGGCAATTGATAGGTGGCTTGAATTGATGGAGCGAGAAAATTTCGGTTCGATCATTGAGTTACGAGAAATATTTCCGCATGCTGACCCGGTCCGAGTAAAAGTGCAGAGGAGGCAATCTGTTGGCGTTCACGTGAGTATAGAAGCGATCGCGACAGTTTTCAACATTGGCGGCAACAAAGCGCGTCTTATCGTATCCATACAGTACCAATTGCAACGTGTTACCGTTCATAAGGTTCTAACGCACGCAGAATATGATAAGTGGGACAGGAGGATTTAAAAAATAATGTCAACTAGTACACAAACAACAAAAAATGTATTGCCCTTATTGGTGCCTCCGCCCCCTACGAAGCCGAGCCTGCTTGAATCCCAGAAACAAGCTCCTTTTATAACACAACCGGCTCCACTTCTCGAAGCTGTGAAGTCTGCCCCCCGTTCAGAAAGTGACTATCGCTGGCTTGCATACGTACTGGAGTTGCTAATTGAGATTGGGAATCGAGACGAAAGCCTTAGTTTCAACACTGTATTGAGGCGTGACTACAAGCAGCTTTCATTCCTGCTGGAAGAGTTAGTTCTTACAGTAGGTGAAAATGTACACCATCCTGCTGCCTCCCTGATGATGCTTGTTGGGTTTCTCGTTGAAAGGTATGAGACCGAGAACATTCCAAAATTGTTAGATCTCCCACCAGAACCGATAGAAGCGGATCTCGTTGAACAAGACGACGAATGGGAAATCTTAGAGATACGGGACCTCACACCAGAAGAGATGCAGGAACTTGAAAAAAACCATCCCCCTGCTGCTATCTTAGAGTGGAGCAAAACGGAGGTAGTTATCCACGCCTTCTTCTCAATGGGTAATATCCTTTCGGAGGGTGGTTGGGTAAGAGAAGCCATCTCTGCCTACGATATGGCACTCCGCTTGAAACCGGATTACGCCGAAGTTTACTACAATCGGGGCACAGCGAAAACGTTGATTGGCGAACACCAACTTGGCATCACTGATTTTGACGAAGCCATCCGCCTGAAACCTCAATTTGTAGAGGCACACTACAATCGCGGTGCGGCAAAACTTGCCCTCAACCAGAGTGTCGCGGCGCGTCCTGATTTTCAAACGGCGTTAAAATTGATGGAACAGCA includes:
- a CDS encoding dockerin type I repeat-containing protein — protein: MRLFTTMSLTHSDGYILYTTGRSDFFNGFDEKGEFVPHHEHIWYDFWNAPLGRPIGGDESKGVLHKTSKGITIDGLFIREFTNGWAVYNRSGAPQVIQLSEQATGVESGLLNTLHILPDLDGEIYLKRTTDSHDVNADGIVNILDLVAVANGFGKKAPDVNGDGVVNVLDLVAVANAFGQ
- a CDS encoding type II toxin-antitoxin system HigB family toxin encodes the protein MHIRNQEKLAEFSQKHPNSKSAIDRWLELMERENFGSIIELREIFPHADPVRVKVQRRQSVGVHVSIEAIATVFNIGGNKARLIVSIQYQLQRVTVHKVLTHAEYDKWDRRI
- a CDS encoding tetratricopeptide repeat protein yields the protein MSTSTQTTKNVLPLLVPPPPTKPSLLESQKQAPFITQPAPLLEAVKSAPRSESDYRWLAYVLELLIEIGNRDESLSFNTVLRRDYKQLSFLLEELVLTVGENVHHPAASLMMLVGFLVERYETENIPKLLDLPPEPIEADLVEQDDEWEILEIRDLTPEEMQELEKNHPPAAILEWSKTEVVIHAFFSMGNILSEGGWVREAISAYDMALRLKPDYAEVYYNRGTAKTLIGEHQLGITDFDEAIRLKPQFVEAHYNRGAAKLALNQSVAARPDFQTALKLMEQQGREDIKTNITQYLGEN